The following are encoded in a window of Sphingobium sp. AP49 genomic DNA:
- a CDS encoding helix-turn-helix domain-containing protein has protein sequence MALIESHKAKACKPESNKAKIAKRVIEVLEFFDEEHPQATVMDIVRRFDRPQSSTSELLSSLVDLGLLHKDPGSRSYSPTPRAALLGASIQPKLVRDGVLTGLIDRLSAQTGLGIAVFGMVGLNVQIVNWRAGKRVFRTAGSGGLAGGQQERLSDSVAGLLMLSTVAQPRRDGLIRRLNAEAAPERKFNFPEVAARVQRCRDEGYITGFAGFGSIADVTAMLLPHMPDGQPLAIGFVYEPSEQIDAAGLQRTLHETVRRSVEEQSPAASVQPIFEAASWQGALEVKHG, from the coding sequence ATGGCTCTAATCGAGTCCCATAAGGCGAAGGCGTGCAAGCCGGAGTCCAACAAGGCGAAGATTGCCAAGCGCGTCATCGAGGTGTTGGAGTTTTTCGACGAGGAACATCCCCAGGCGACGGTGATGGACATCGTGCGCCGGTTCGACCGTCCTCAGTCGAGCACCTCAGAGCTTCTGTCGAGCTTGGTCGACCTGGGTTTGCTGCACAAGGATCCCGGCTCGCGATCCTATTCCCCCACCCCTCGCGCAGCTCTGCTGGGCGCAAGCATTCAGCCCAAGCTGGTTCGTGACGGCGTGCTGACCGGCCTGATCGATCGCCTGTCGGCGCAGACCGGCCTTGGCATCGCCGTATTCGGCATGGTCGGTCTCAATGTGCAGATCGTCAACTGGCGCGCCGGCAAGCGGGTGTTCCGTACGGCCGGTAGCGGCGGCCTTGCCGGCGGCCAGCAGGAGCGCCTGTCAGACTCGGTCGCAGGCCTGCTGATGCTGTCCACCGTAGCGCAGCCGCGCCGTGACGGCCTGATCCGTCGCCTGAACGCGGAAGCCGCACCGGAACGCAAGTTCAACTTCCCGGAGGTTGCGGCCCGTGTCCAGCGCTGCCGTGACGAAGGCTATATCACCGGTTTCGCCGGCTTCGGCTCGATTGCCGACGTCACGGCCATGCTGCTGCCCCATATGCCCGACGGCCAGCCGCTCGCGATCGGCTTTGTCTATGAACCGTCCGAACAGATCGACGCCGCCGGCCTTCAGCGCACGCTCCATGAAACCGTGCGTCGCTCGGTCGAGGAACAATCGCCGGCCGCGTCCGTCCAGCCGATCTTCGAAGCTGCCAGCTGGCAGGGCGCGCTGGAGGTGAAGCATGGCTGA
- a CDS encoding fatty acid--CoA ligase family protein has protein sequence MADRRPVLTHNRAMETDHPNLPALAAAALQRPADQPAIDYEGAWLGWGQLRAVADAIRATLDASGIAPDAPVAFVARNRPAALAALLGLIAQGRTIRMIYAFQAGATIARDLARMAPGALVAFAEDIGPDIRAVLEQEGIVAVAIDGMTAAALPGHARASAQARLRHGPAAPQIEILTSGTTGPPKSFAVPYALLERHFLSTPLTRQQVDDPQAAPPFLLYFPLGNITGLYSTLPMLLRGQRVELLERFSLDAWHAHVRRWRPSHGGLPPASVQAVLDAGIPAEDLASLRAIGCGAAPLDPGVQRAFEARYGIPILLSYGATEFAGPVASMTAALHAEWGASKIGSVGRAMAGAQLRIVDAENGAPLPPHTEGLLEVISPRIGPDWIRTADIGLIDTDGFLFLRGRADGAIIRGGFKLLPESIERALMLHPAVAEAAVTGMADSRLGQVPAAAIRLHPAIAAPSTVALEDHVRRHLPATHVPVKWIFLNDLPRTSSLKTDRCALQQLFADMSSDMRNETEDIT, from the coding sequence ATGGCTGACCGGCGGCCGGTCCTGACGCACAATCGTGCGATGGAGACGGATCACCCCAACCTGCCGGCGCTCGCGGCCGCCGCGCTGCAACGGCCCGCCGATCAGCCGGCGATAGACTATGAGGGCGCATGGCTGGGCTGGGGGCAGTTGCGCGCCGTAGCCGATGCGATTCGCGCGACGCTGGACGCAAGCGGCATCGCGCCCGACGCCCCCGTTGCCTTCGTCGCGCGCAATCGACCGGCGGCGCTGGCCGCGCTGCTCGGCCTGATCGCGCAGGGGCGGACGATCCGCATGATCTATGCCTTCCAGGCCGGCGCTACCATCGCTCGCGATCTGGCCCGCATGGCACCCGGTGCGCTGGTCGCCTTTGCCGAGGATATCGGGCCGGACATCCGGGCCGTGCTGGAACAGGAAGGCATCGTCGCGGTCGCGATCGACGGCATGACCGCCGCCGCCCTGCCCGGCCATGCACGGGCATCGGCGCAGGCCCGGCTTCGCCACGGCCCCGCCGCACCGCAGATCGAGATCTTGACCAGCGGCACCACTGGTCCGCCGAAAAGCTTCGCCGTGCCCTATGCGCTGCTCGAACGGCATTTCCTCTCGACGCCCCTGACCCGGCAGCAGGTGGACGATCCCCAGGCAGCGCCGCCCTTCCTGCTCTATTTCCCGCTCGGCAACATCACCGGCCTCTATTCGACCCTGCCGATGCTGCTGCGCGGGCAGCGGGTCGAACTGCTGGAGCGCTTTTCGCTCGACGCCTGGCATGCGCATGTGCGGCGCTGGCGCCCCAGCCATGGCGGGCTGCCCCCGGCGAGCGTGCAGGCCGTGCTGGACGCCGGCATTCCGGCCGAAGACCTGGCCTCGCTGCGCGCGATCGGCTGCGGCGCGGCGCCGCTCGACCCCGGCGTGCAGCGGGCGTTCGAGGCGCGCTACGGCATTCCCATCCTGCTCTCCTATGGCGCGACCGAGTTCGCCGGGCCAGTGGCGTCGATGACCGCTGCGCTCCATGCCGAATGGGGCGCCAGCAAGATCGGTTCGGTCGGGCGCGCCATGGCGGGGGCGCAGTTGCGCATCGTCGATGCCGAAAATGGCGCGCCGCTGCCGCCCCATACGGAAGGGTTGCTCGAAGTCATCTCGCCCCGGATCGGACCGGACTGGATTCGCACCGCTGATATCGGGCTGATCGACACCGACGGCTTCCTGTTCCTGCGCGGTCGGGCCGATGGCGCCATCATCAGGGGCGGCTTCAAATTGCTGCCCGAGTCGATCGAACGCGCCCTGATGCTGCACCCGGCCGTGGCAGAAGCGGCCGTTACCGGCATGGCGGACAGCCGCCTGGGACAAGTGCCAGCCGCCGCGATACGACTCCACCCGGCCATTGCTGCGCCCAGCACGGTTGCACTTGAAGACCATGTCCGGCGGCATCTTCCAGCCACGCATGTTCCCGTAAAATGGATTTTTCTTAATGACTTACCGCGCACATCATCGCTGAAGACGGACCGTTGCGCGTTACAGCAGCTCTTTGCAGATATGTCGTCAGACATGCGGAATGAGACAGAAGATATCACATAA
- a CDS encoding fatty acid--CoA ligase family protein yields the protein MNIALFLEMAADAAPDRIGLVCDGQRWSYARLLAGARGAAALIRQSGCSHVALLDESSEAAAMALFGAAIAGVPYVPLNYRLADADLAALLQRITPALIVGDVARVERLCPSAENKVLARGDFVTAALDAAADAPTEADEGDGVAIQLFTSGTTAAPKAAILRHANLVSYILGTVEFGAAPEEDAALVSVPPYHIAGIAALLSSIYALRRILLLPAFDPAAWLDLAAGERASNAFVVPTMLSRIIETVDKGVQPDLSNLRAVAYGGGKMPLELIQRALDLFPDTGFTNAYGLTETSSTVALLGPDEHRAAHVATDPAARARLASVGRPLPTVEIEIRDEEGRCLPAGEPGEIYVRGDQVSGEYRERSALDADGWFPTRDAGYIDTEGYLFLSGRADDVIVRGGENISPGEIEDVMLALPAIAEAAAVAIPSAEWGEAVGLIVVVRDGHDAPADEELKQVIRARLRSSRVPERVLFAKSLPYNEMGKLLRREIKKLFAA from the coding sequence ATGAACATCGCCCTGTTCCTCGAAATGGCGGCTGATGCCGCGCCCGACCGCATCGGCCTGGTCTGTGACGGCCAGCGCTGGAGCTATGCCCGGCTGCTGGCCGGCGCGCGCGGCGCCGCCGCGCTGATCCGCCAGAGTGGGTGCAGCCATGTTGCGCTGCTGGACGAGAGCAGCGAGGCGGCGGCAATGGCGCTGTTCGGTGCGGCGATTGCCGGCGTGCCCTATGTCCCGCTCAACTATCGGCTGGCGGACGCGGACCTCGCCGCCCTGTTGCAGCGGATTACCCCGGCACTGATCGTCGGCGACGTCGCGCGGGTGGAGCGCCTGTGTCCCTCGGCTGAGAACAAGGTGCTGGCGCGGGGAGATTTCGTGACCGCCGCGCTCGACGCTGCGGCTGATGCGCCGACCGAGGCGGATGAGGGCGATGGCGTCGCCATCCAGCTGTTCACCAGCGGCACGACCGCCGCGCCCAAGGCGGCGATCCTGCGCCACGCCAATCTGGTGTCCTATATATTGGGCACGGTCGAGTTCGGCGCGGCGCCCGAAGAGGATGCCGCGCTGGTCAGCGTGCCGCCCTATCATATTGCCGGCATCGCCGCCTTGCTCAGCTCCATCTATGCGCTGCGCCGCATATTGCTGCTCCCCGCCTTCGATCCGGCCGCCTGGCTCGACCTGGCGGCAGGCGAGCGGGCGAGCAACGCCTTTGTCGTGCCGACCATGCTCTCGCGTATCATCGAGACGGTGGACAAGGGTGTCCAACCCGACCTGAGCAACCTGCGCGCGGTCGCCTATGGCGGCGGCAAGATGCCGCTGGAGCTGATCCAGCGCGCGCTCGACCTGTTCCCCGACACCGGCTTCACCAACGCCTATGGCCTGACCGAGACCAGCTCAACCGTCGCTTTGCTGGGACCGGATGAGCATCGCGCCGCCCATGTGGCGACCGATCCCGCCGCCCGCGCCCGGCTGGCGTCGGTCGGCCGGCCGCTGCCGACGGTCGAGATCGAGATTCGCGACGAGGAAGGGCGTTGCCTGCCCGCCGGAGAGCCGGGCGAAATCTATGTCCGTGGTGACCAGGTGTCGGGCGAATATCGCGAGCGCAGCGCGCTCGACGCCGATGGCTGGTTCCCGACCCGCGACGCCGGCTATATCGATACGGAGGGTTATCTGTTCCTGTCGGGCCGCGCCGACGACGTGATCGTGCGCGGCGGCGAGAATATCTCGCCCGGCGAGATCGAGGATGTGATGCTGGCCCTGCCCGCCATTGCCGAAGCGGCGGCCGTTGCCATCCCCTCGGCCGAATGGGGCGAGGCGGTCGGCCTGATCGTGGTCGTGCGCGACGGACATGACGCGCCGGCCGACGAGGAGCTGAAGCAGGTCATCCGCGCCCGGCTGCGCTCTTCGCGAGTGCCCGAGCGCGTGCTCTTTGCCAAGAGCCTGCCCTATAATGAAATGGGCAAGCTCCTCCGCCGGGAAATCAAGAAGCTCTTCGCAGCCTGA